The Synechococcus sp. RS9909 genomic interval GATCAGCGGGTGCCACTTCAGCTTCAGCAAGCTTGGGGCGCCACTTGAAGATCGTGTAGAGATCCGCCATCGCCTGGGTGGGATGCTCATCGATCCCATTCCCCGCATTGATGATGGGAATCCGCAGGGTTGACGTCATCGCATAAACCGCACCGGGATCGCTGTCCCGCAGCACCACACAATCGCCGTAGTTGTTGAACATGTGGGCGACATCTTCGAGGGATTCGCCCTTGGCGATCCCCGTGGTGGCCCTGTCGGTGATGTTGATGGAGGAACCGCCGAGGCGGTGCCAAGCGCTGTCAAAGGACAGCCGCGTGCGCGTGCTTGGTTCGTAAAACGCGTTGATCAGAATCTTGCCGGTGAGCGGCGTGTTGTGACGGCAATAGCGGTCTGGATTGCTCTCGAATTTCGCCGCCAGCCGAAACACCTGCAAAAGAGTCTGTGGGCGAAACGGTTGGATCGAGACCACGTGCTGATCCACCAGATCCTTCAAAGGCTCAACGTCTTCGGCAATGGCAGCCAGCAGCTCCTGGGGTTGGTTCTGCCCATAAACATCTGGCCCCATCGGCTCAAAGCGAATCTGAACCGATGACGCGTCCACAACTGCTGATTTGGCCTGTGCCATAGCGGGATCGGATCAACACCCTGTTTGCCAGACCGAGTGCTAAAGCCAGGAATTACATCTTTCACCCGTAACAACAACCACACTGCTTCGTCCACGAAGAAGCAGCTTCTTAAGCAAAGATCCGGAAAGGATTGTGCTGGGGTGGACGGCTAAAGGAGACATCACCAAACCCGGCCATTCCTCCACTCCACCCACCAAATCACCAGCAGCACGAGCACCGACAGCACCAGGGCGAGCTGACTGGCCACCAGCAGAAACTGAAAACCCGACAGACCAACGAGGCCGGCCATCAAAGGAAGCGTTTGGATCATCCCTCCTCCTTCAGCAAGGTGAAGTCAAAGCGTTCCGGCCGCATGCGACTGCCAATCAGCATCACAACCGCCGACACGGCCGCCGAAAACACAGCAGCGCAGTAGGGCGCGATCAGCACATAGGCGAGCAGGCCCACAACGCTGCCGGCGAGCATGGCCGCGATGGCAGCCGTGCGGTTGGCCGTGCGCCAGTACAAACCGCAGGCCACCGGCCAGACCGTGGAGGCCACCAGGGCACCGGTGAAGAACAGCACCGACGCCAGCGAATCCAGCCGCGGCCAGGACAGCGCCAGGGTGACGACGGCCAACCCCACCACCATCAGCCGCGCCGCCTGCTTGAGCTGTAGGTCGCTGGCCTGGGGCCGCAACAGGCGGAAGTACACA includes:
- a CDS encoding aspartate carbamoyltransferase — its product is MAQAKSAVVDASSVQIRFEPMGPDVYGQNQPQELLAAIAEDVEPLKDLVDQHVVSIQPFRPQTLLQVFRLAAKFESNPDRYCRHNTPLTGKILINAFYEPSTRTRLSFDSAWHRLGGSSINITDRATTGIAKGESLEDVAHMFNNYGDCVVLRDSDPGAVYAMTSTLRIPIINAGNGIDEHPTQAMADLYTIFKWRPKLAEAEVAPADRIRIGIVGIPSRMRTVRSLLRILAKFPQAVDEVVVIHAPGLEPEQPLFDPGQLEELEACGMKVRSSTDLQAEVPDLDVVYINAIAWVGDSYEVHGGGFRLTRDMPFKPEAIVLHPLARGAELSTCMDDTPHNWYFSQARGAVFLRMALLTCMVDRAERVMDVI